From the Gasterosteus aculeatus chromosome 13, fGasAcu3.hap1.1, whole genome shotgun sequence genome, one window contains:
- the drc10 gene encoding dynein regulatory complex protein 10, producing MSANRTSMFAMTKIQSEDSQNLHDVSQKELLSHEAQCISSILENRIRLVEIATNLPAVLALNSVSGIVDKQLSRAIKEHQILINRLEALDNVKQSDGELDANVGKAHTLLMKEIKNSVRDLLRAAQAHPDAICGLGAEQRMKLGENQYMLIKGLEKFHSNVVEKLRTSLDEELRHILQKQASSSPDPEMEGLVQEEEELARHTKEIDAKITQKNDEIKHLQHSLKVNSGEELDVSLLAKKQFQSHDNLSKIKQNSIQQEIDQLNSQLNNSVLENRKVEKELQEKNDTMEKGIEYLIQLFDDEIEEKQAKLELNQMENEREEAQLKKLEKTFSALEVEYDQIQEKRRLAEEKRKEEIRELELKTKAAILIQACWRGYITRKSLKNKGKSKKPKKPKSKTNKKKL from the exons ATGTCTGCAAACAGGACATCAATGTTTGCAATGACAAAGATCCAATCAGAAGATTCTCAAAACCTCCATGATGTCTCACAGAAGGAGCTGCTCTCTCACGAGGCTCAATGCATCTCAAGCATTTTGGAAAACCGCATACGTCTAGTTGAGATTGCAACTAATCTGCCTGCTGTCCTCGCGTTAAACAGTGTGTCCGGTATTGTAGACAAGCAATTGAGTCGGGCAATTAAAGAGCATCAAATATTAATTAACAGACTGGAGGCACTTGATAACGTGAAGCAGTCAGATGGAGAACTCGATGCAAATGTTGGTAAAGCACATACGCTGCTTATGAAGGAGATCAAGAACTCTGTCAGGGATCTGCTCAGGGCTGCACAAGCCCATCCAGATGCCATTTGTGGATTGGGGGCAGAGCAACGTATGAAACTAGGGGAAAATCAGTACATGCTAATTAAAGGGCTTGAGAAGTTTCACAGCAATGTGGTAGAAAAGTTGCGGACCAGTCTGGATGAGGAACTACGCCATATTCTCCAGAAGCAGGCGTCCTCATCCCCCGACCCAGAAATGGAGGGGTTagttcaagaagaagaagaattagccagacacacaaaggaaatAGATGCAAAG ATTACTCAGAAGAATGATGAGataaaacatttgcagcatTCTCTGAAAGTGAACAGCGGCGAAGAATTGGATGTGTCACTTCTTGCCAAGAAGCAGTTCCAGTCACATGACAATTTGTCAAAGATCAAGCAAAATAGTATACAACAAGAGATTGATCAACTGAACAGTCAGCTCAACAATTCAGTCCTTGAAAACAGGAAGGTAGAGAAAGAACTCCAAGAG AAAAATGACACGATGGAGAAAGGAATTGAATACTTGATCCAATTATTTGATgatgaaatagaagaaaaacag GCCAAACTAGAGTTGAATCAAATGGAAAACGAAAGGGAGGAGGCGCAGCTGAAGAAGCTGGAAAAAACCTTTTCTGCCCTGGAGGTGGAGTATGATCAGATCCAGGAGAAGCGTCGGctggcagaggagaagagaaaggaggagataaGGGAGCTGGAGTTGAAGACCAAAGCTGCCATTTTAATCCAAGCCTGTTGGAGAGGTTACATCACTCGTAAATCCTTAAAGAACAAGGGCAAAAGCAAGAAGCCCAAAAAACCTAAAagcaagacaaacaaaaaaaaactctga
- the cfap73 gene encoding coiled-coil domain-containing protein 42 homolog isoform X1 yields the protein MADGSSRDCSLLLLEMQKKRREEEELQTKTEQRSQMLESLQQRTNDLQVEIKKTSDLRLSFDTFLKVEDADRAAAKAEKARKEVLQLDAEIERLRLVYAELMERKQQQQRQIQRHGAYRDFMVRVVRMTKFDDVRELTGHIESLLHFEDHFCKRENKAFQRVDQLKKTLLTLKDNHPLLRLQKNNQLSQLQTEIEKTRSEALSWDRKWNHIQETAAKKTLLLGRIKMATLNLYEMTHDTVEEDKAVNMNDTEKQLDKVKMFIQEHEGIMKQHQTQSQKHDGRYKKHVKVHKAHFN from the exons ATGGCCGACGGATCCTCGCGTGACTGCAGCCTTTTGCTGCTTGAGATGCAGAAGAAACGCCGCGAGGAGGAAGAGCTTCAAACAAAGACCGAGCAGCGCAGTCAG ATGTTGGAGAGCTTGCAACAGCGTACAAATGATTTGCAAGTGGAGATTAAGAAAACAAGTGATTTACGCTTAAGTTTTGATACGTTTCTGAAG GTAGAAGATGCTGatcgagctgctgcaaaagcaGAGAAGGCGAGGAAAGAGGTGCTTCAGCTGGATGCAGAGATAgagaggctgaggctggtgtatgctgagctgatggagaggaaacagcagcaacagcgtcAGATACAAAGACACGGTGCATATAGGGACTTTATGGTGCGGGTGGTCAGGATGACTAAG tttGATGATGTGCGGGAGCTCACGGGTCATATAGAGAGTCTTCTCCACTTCGAAGACCATTTCTGTAAGAGGGAGAATAAGGCGTTTCAACGGGTCGACCAGCtgaaaaaaactctgctgacaCTAAAGGACAATCATCCTTTGCTGCGGCTGCAGAAGAACAACCAGCTGTCCCAGCTCCAGACCGAGATAGAGAAGACCCGCTCTGAAGCTCTCTCATGG gacaggaagtggaacCACATTCAGGAGACAGCAGCAAAGAAAACCCTCTTGCTAGGACGGATTAAGATGGCGACCCTTAACCTCTATGAAATGACGCATGACACAGTAGAAGAAGACAAAGCTGTGAATATGAATGACACAGAGAAACAGCTCGATAAG GTCAAGATGTTCATCCAGGAACATGAGGGCATCATGAAACAACATCAAACTCAATCCCAGAAACATGATGGACGGTACAAAAAACACGTCAAAGTGCATAAAGCACATTTCAACTAG
- the cfap73 gene encoding coiled-coil domain-containing protein 42 homolog isoform X2, whose amino-acid sequence MADGSSRDCSLLLLEMQKKRREEEELQTKTEQRSQVEDADRAAAKAEKARKEVLQLDAEIERLRLVYAELMERKQQQQRQIQRHGAYRDFMVRVVRMTKFDDVRELTGHIESLLHFEDHFCKRENKAFQRVDQLKKTLLTLKDNHPLLRLQKNNQLSQLQTEIEKTRSEALSWDRKWNHIQETAAKKTLLLGRIKMATLNLYEMTHDTVEEDKAVNMNDTEKQLDKVKMFIQEHEGIMKQHQTQSQKHDGRYKKHVKVHKAHFN is encoded by the exons ATGGCCGACGGATCCTCGCGTGACTGCAGCCTTTTGCTGCTTGAGATGCAGAAGAAACGCCGCGAGGAGGAAGAGCTTCAAACAAAGACCGAGCAGCGCAGTCAG GTAGAAGATGCTGatcgagctgctgcaaaagcaGAGAAGGCGAGGAAAGAGGTGCTTCAGCTGGATGCAGAGATAgagaggctgaggctggtgtatgctgagctgatggagaggaaacagcagcaacagcgtcAGATACAAAGACACGGTGCATATAGGGACTTTATGGTGCGGGTGGTCAGGATGACTAAG tttGATGATGTGCGGGAGCTCACGGGTCATATAGAGAGTCTTCTCCACTTCGAAGACCATTTCTGTAAGAGGGAGAATAAGGCGTTTCAACGGGTCGACCAGCtgaaaaaaactctgctgacaCTAAAGGACAATCATCCTTTGCTGCGGCTGCAGAAGAACAACCAGCTGTCCCAGCTCCAGACCGAGATAGAGAAGACCCGCTCTGAAGCTCTCTCATGG gacaggaagtggaacCACATTCAGGAGACAGCAGCAAAGAAAACCCTCTTGCTAGGACGGATTAAGATGGCGACCCTTAACCTCTATGAAATGACGCATGACACAGTAGAAGAAGACAAAGCTGTGAATATGAATGACACAGAGAAACAGCTCGATAAG GTCAAGATGTTCATCCAGGAACATGAGGGCATCATGAAACAACATCAAACTCAATCCCAGAAACATGATGGACGGTACAAAAAACACGTCAAAGTGCATAAAGCACATTTCAACTAG
- the cfap73 gene encoding coiled-coil domain-containing protein 42 homolog isoform X3: MLESLQQRTNDLQVEIKKTSDLRLSFDTFLKVEDADRAAAKAEKARKEVLQLDAEIERLRLVYAELMERKQQQQRQIQRHGAYRDFMVRVVRMTKFDDVRELTGHIESLLHFEDHFCKRENKAFQRVDQLKKTLLTLKDNHPLLRLQKNNQLSQLQTEIEKTRSEALSWDRKWNHIQETAAKKTLLLGRIKMATLNLYEMTHDTVEEDKAVNMNDTEKQLDKVKMFIQEHEGIMKQHQTQSQKHDGRYKKHVKVHKAHFN; the protein is encoded by the exons ATGTTGGAGAGCTTGCAACAGCGTACAAATGATTTGCAAGTGGAGATTAAGAAAACAAGTGATTTACGCTTAAGTTTTGATACGTTTCTGAAG GTAGAAGATGCTGatcgagctgctgcaaaagcaGAGAAGGCGAGGAAAGAGGTGCTTCAGCTGGATGCAGAGATAgagaggctgaggctggtgtatgctgagctgatggagaggaaacagcagcaacagcgtcAGATACAAAGACACGGTGCATATAGGGACTTTATGGTGCGGGTGGTCAGGATGACTAAG tttGATGATGTGCGGGAGCTCACGGGTCATATAGAGAGTCTTCTCCACTTCGAAGACCATTTCTGTAAGAGGGAGAATAAGGCGTTTCAACGGGTCGACCAGCtgaaaaaaactctgctgacaCTAAAGGACAATCATCCTTTGCTGCGGCTGCAGAAGAACAACCAGCTGTCCCAGCTCCAGACCGAGATAGAGAAGACCCGCTCTGAAGCTCTCTCATGG gacaggaagtggaacCACATTCAGGAGACAGCAGCAAAGAAAACCCTCTTGCTAGGACGGATTAAGATGGCGACCCTTAACCTCTATGAAATGACGCATGACACAGTAGAAGAAGACAAAGCTGTGAATATGAATGACACAGAGAAACAGCTCGATAAG GTCAAGATGTTCATCCAGGAACATGAGGGCATCATGAAACAACATCAAACTCAATCCCAGAAACATGATGGACGGTACAAAAAACACGTCAAAGTGCATAAAGCACATTTCAACTAG